Proteins from a genomic interval of Rhodothermales bacterium:
- a CDS encoding T9SS type A sorting domain-containing protein — protein sequence MRALNSHRAPFSREPWLIRVCRRVLLLTAALVPLSLLTGQVGHAQSVSVRVSSSSDDAEQDASSGSMYLNSTDLELVDDGGDQYIGLRFQSISIPAGANITSATVQFHVDETESSTAIEVTISGEDIDDASTFSSSNNDISSRTETSATVDWSIPHWQSVNDEGSDQQTPDLSAIIQEIVDRGGWSSGNDIVLIIKKSSGSGKRTAEAYDGESGSAPLLEVSYTTPGGGSVSSSVSQSSDDAEQAVSGGSMDLNSSDLELMTDGGEQYVGMRFQSIAIPQGASISSATVQFHVDETEANTAIEVTIRAEDVDDASTFTSSNNNIGSRTETTASVSWSIPHWQSVSDEGADQQTPDLSSVIQEVVDRSGWNSGNDIVLIFKSASGSGIRTAEAYDGESSNAPRLDISYLTPPGAPTITPPTTPTTDITPTISGTGTEDGGTITLTSSLQGTLSPTTTVSSGTWSITTGVLMGGTHTITAVHANASGDSPTSSGVTLEVDTSDLSYRSAATGNWSAAATWEVNDNSTWISAVEAPDFGDGVITVQSGHTVTVDVSTTSDETYVASGGTLSLQAALRLTDADTPGLDVSGTVVNASTFAVAGSPTITIQSGGVWQHAQDGGNLPPVANTTWASGSTLLVTGVTGTLPGNFTDSYAHLTWNVTSQSASLDLNGSPAAVSGNLTVQSTGSGTLQWGSADDLTLGGNLAVTGGTFLFSDAAGTLTAADVSITGGTVRLTDGAALPTFNVTGDFVLNGGTLEEIGSSTASVKFNGSSAQDITAASGFNGEIDLYVENTGGIVLHAGLAGIRHLTSTSGALDFNNNDVSLAGSLTAGTAISNAATLTMTGSSVATLTYSPGTLTIPTLAVDKSGSTLALATDLTASSTVAVRAGTLNVNGNTLQLSHGATLYNGGTVSGTITMQRTYSQASDGWRMIASPLSGVNYSDLNAAFHTQGASWADFSQGSATLQAPDFSNQDWTELSGSDAAFSEAGGYILYMFNEVNSTTLLPATWSVTGTLWGASSVSLPWNTQETDSYSFIGNPTPSKLDWHAVVAASTNLAATYATWDPSLTTGGGLTGYKFYNSTSQVGAASRYISPFTAMMVRPTATGGSIAFPTSEAANLGTSDYFGKGGKPAAYVQLWIEGEGVADSETYLTFAEGAKQGADSGDTPRPAPLAPDYVTLASLESDRSLAFDHRDMSGGMATYDIALLASRPGRYRLSWPALADIPEDWHLRLQDLKDFRTLDLRIADGVWVVLTDDEVVPSPDFEDYKPSARFRLVVVDPALATMPDPEVASNEMILAQNYPNPFNPRTSIRFFLPEADHVQVEVFDLLGRRLQTLVDGTREAGWHDVRWTAGGLPSGHYFYRIHAGQTVLTRTMILAR from the coding sequence GTGCGTGCCCTCAATTCACATCGCGCCCCCTTTTCCCGAGAGCCCTGGCTGATTCGGGTCTGTCGACGTGTGCTCTTGCTCACGGCCGCTCTGGTGCCGTTGAGTCTCTTGACCGGGCAAGTCGGCCACGCGCAAAGCGTCTCGGTCCGCGTCAGTTCGTCCAGCGATGATGCCGAGCAGGATGCGAGCAGCGGCTCCATGTATCTGAACAGCACCGATCTGGAATTGGTCGATGACGGAGGCGACCAGTACATCGGCCTTCGATTCCAGTCGATCAGCATTCCGGCTGGGGCCAACATCACGTCCGCCACGGTGCAGTTTCACGTCGACGAGACGGAGTCGTCGACGGCGATTGAGGTCACCATCAGCGGAGAGGATATCGACGACGCGTCGACGTTCTCGAGCTCCAACAACGATATCAGCTCACGCACGGAGACGTCGGCAACCGTGGACTGGTCGATTCCACACTGGCAGTCCGTCAATGACGAAGGCAGTGATCAGCAGACGCCCGACCTGTCGGCGATTATCCAGGAAATCGTAGACCGGGGTGGCTGGAGTTCAGGCAACGACATTGTGCTGATCATCAAGAAGTCCTCCGGAAGCGGCAAGCGCACGGCCGAGGCCTATGACGGCGAATCGGGATCGGCTCCCCTGTTGGAGGTCTCATATACCACCCCCGGAGGCGGCAGCGTTTCCAGCTCGGTTTCCCAGTCCAGCGATGACGCCGAGCAGGCGGTCAGCGGGGGCTCCATGGACCTCAACAGCTCCGACCTCGAACTGATGACTGACGGTGGCGAGCAGTATGTGGGCATGCGCTTCCAGTCCATCGCCATTCCTCAGGGAGCCTCCATTTCGTCAGCGACGGTTCAATTCCACGTCGACGAGACCGAAGCCAATACCGCCATTGAGGTGACTATCCGGGCAGAGGACGTGGACGATGCCTCGACCTTCACCTCGTCGAACAACAACATCGGCTCTCGAACGGAGACGACCGCCAGCGTCAGCTGGTCGATCCCCCATTGGCAATCGGTCTCGGATGAGGGCGCCGATCAACAGACTCCAGACCTCTCGTCCGTCATCCAGGAGGTGGTCGACCGGAGCGGCTGGAACTCGGGCAACGACATCGTCCTGATCTTCAAGAGTGCGTCCGGCAGCGGAATCCGGACCGCCGAAGCCTATGATGGCGAGTCGTCCAACGCCCCGCGGCTGGATATCTCGTATCTCACGCCGCCCGGGGCACCGACCATCACCCCGCCGACAACGCCGACCACGGACATCACGCCGACGATCTCCGGCACCGGCACCGAGGACGGCGGCACCATCACTCTGACCTCCAGCCTTCAGGGCACGCTATCCCCCACCACGACCGTTTCGTCAGGCACGTGGTCCATCACCACTGGCGTGCTAATGGGCGGCACGCACACCATCACCGCCGTGCACGCCAACGCCTCCGGCGATTCTCCAACTTCCAGCGGCGTGACGCTCGAAGTCGACACGTCGGACCTGAGCTACCGCTCCGCCGCCACCGGAAACTGGAGTGCTGCGGCCACCTGGGAAGTAAATGACAACTCTACGTGGATCAGCGCGGTCGAAGCGCCCGACTTTGGCGATGGAGTCATCACGGTCCAGAGTGGACACACGGTGACGGTAGACGTCTCGACAACGTCCGACGAGACCTATGTGGCCTCAGGAGGGACCCTTAGTCTGCAGGCCGCCCTCCGGCTGACGGATGCAGACACTCCCGGTCTCGATGTGTCGGGTACTGTGGTGAATGCCAGTACGTTCGCTGTCGCTGGAAGCCCGACCATCACCATCCAGAGCGGCGGTGTCTGGCAGCACGCGCAGGACGGCGGCAACCTGCCCCCTGTCGCAAATACTACCTGGGCGTCCGGCTCGACGCTGCTCGTGACCGGCGTCACCGGCACGCTGCCGGGCAACTTTACGGACAGCTATGCTCACCTTACCTGGAATGTCACGAGCCAATCCGCCAGTCTTGACCTGAACGGCAGCCCTGCGGCCGTGTCCGGCAACCTCACGGTGCAGTCGACCGGCTCCGGCACCCTGCAATGGGGTTCGGCTGACGACCTCACTCTCGGGGGAAACCTCGCGGTCACCGGGGGCACGTTTCTCTTCTCGGATGCCGCCGGAACGCTCACCGCCGCGGACGTCTCCATTACTGGCGGTACGGTGCGCCTCACGGACGGGGCGGCGTTGCCCACCTTCAACGTTACCGGCGACTTCGTGCTCAACGGCGGAACGCTCGAAGAAATCGGCTCCTCCACGGCATCGGTAAAGTTCAACGGCAGCAGTGCGCAGGACATCACGGCCGCGTCGGGATTCAACGGAGAGATCGATCTCTATGTCGAGAACACGGGCGGCATCGTGCTGCATGCCGGCCTGGCAGGAATCAGACATCTGACCTCCACTTCGGGCGCACTGGATTTCAACAACAACGATGTCAGTCTCGCTGGATCGCTCACGGCCGGGACCGCGATCTCCAATGCCGCGACGCTGACCATGACCGGCTCCAGCGTCGCCACGCTGACGTATTCGCCAGGCACGCTGACCATTCCGACCCTGGCCGTCGACAAGTCCGGCTCGACCCTGGCCCTGGCCACGGATCTCACGGCGTCGAGCACCGTGGCCGTTCGTGCAGGGACCCTGAACGTCAACGGAAACACGCTCCAGCTGTCGCACGGCGCCACCCTGTACAATGGTGGCACCGTCTCCGGGACCATCACCATGCAGCGGACCTACTCGCAGGCTTCTGACGGGTGGCGCATGATTGCGTCACCCCTTTCGGGGGTCAACTACTCTGATCTCAATGCGGCCTTCCACACGCAGGGCGCATCGTGGGCCGACTTCAGTCAGGGCTCCGCGACCCTGCAGGCCCCGGACTTTTCCAATCAGGACTGGACCGAGCTGAGCGGCTCCGACGCGGCGTTCTCCGAGGCTGGGGGCTACATCCTTTACATGTTCAACGAGGTGAACAGCACCACCCTGCTGCCTGCCACGTGGTCAGTCACCGGGACGCTCTGGGGAGCGAGCTCCGTCAGTCTGCCCTGGAATACGCAGGAGACCGACTCCTACAGCTTTATCGGTAATCCAACACCCTCGAAGCTGGATTGGCATGCCGTGGTCGCCGCGTCTACCAATCTGGCGGCGACCTATGCGACCTGGGACCCTTCCCTCACGACGGGAGGCGGCCTGACCGGCTACAAGTTCTACAACTCGACGAGTCAGGTGGGGGCTGCCAGCCGATACATATCTCCCTTCACCGCCATGATGGTCAGGCCCACGGCGACGGGAGGCTCCATCGCGTTCCCCACGAGTGAGGCCGCGAATCTGGGCACCTCGGACTACTTCGGTAAGGGAGGCAAACCGGCCGCTTACGTGCAGCTCTGGATTGAGGGGGAGGGCGTCGCCGACTCCGAGACCTATCTCACCTTCGCCGAAGGCGCGAAGCAGGGGGCGGATTCGGGCGATACCCCGAGGCCGGCACCACTGGCACCCGATTACGTCACGCTCGCCTCCCTGGAATCGGATCGCTCACTCGCGTTCGACCACCGCGATATGTCGGGGGGTATGGCCACGTACGACATCGCCCTTCTGGCCTCGAGGCCAGGCCGCTACCGTCTCAGCTGGCCTGCGCTGGCCGACATCCCGGAAGATTGGCACTTGCGACTGCAGGATCTCAAGGACTTCCGCACGCTCGACCTGCGCATTGCCGATGGGGTCTGGGTGGTTCTCACCGACGATGAGGTCGTGCCTTCGCCCGACTTTGAGGATTACAAGCCCTCTGCCCGGTTCCGACTGGTCGTCGTGGATCCGGCGCTCGCCACGATGCCCGATCCCGAGGTCGCCTCCAACGAGATGATCCTCGCCCAGAACTACCCCAACCCGTTCAACCCGCGCACGTCCATTCGCTTCTTCCTGCCCGAGGCGGACCACGTGCAGGTCGAGGTGTTCGATCTCCTGGGGAGGCGCCTGCAGACCCTGGTTGACGGCACGCGCGAGGCAGGGTGGCATGATGTTCGATGGACTGCAGGTGGCCTACCAAGCGGTCACTACTTCTATCGCATTCATGCCGGACAGACTGTCCTTACACGAACCATGATTCTGGCCCGTTAG
- the bshB1 gene encoding bacillithiol biosynthesis deacetylase BshB1, with the protein MAAAPISVEPLDVLAFGAHPDDVELCAGGTVALLVKQGYRVGIVDLTRGELGSRGSVDLRAKEAAEAGRILGVHARENLGFADGDITNTVENRWRVLRTIRKYRPHIVLIGAPDCRHPDHPAGAQLVADAIFQAGLIKITSQEFGQDQEPWRPSHVLHYMQSIDFIPDFVVDVGEVWEQRTRALLAYSSQFHSEDYKAGEDEPETFISNPGFLKFIESRAVALGYRIGASHGEGFLYRHGPVGVTDLMQVLVRGREVR; encoded by the coding sequence ATGGCCGCGGCTCCCATCAGCGTCGAGCCCCTTGACGTCCTGGCGTTCGGGGCGCACCCGGATGACGTGGAGCTTTGTGCAGGCGGCACCGTGGCCCTCTTGGTGAAGCAGGGCTACCGGGTTGGCATTGTGGACCTGACCCGCGGCGAGCTCGGCAGCCGGGGAAGCGTGGACCTGCGGGCCAAGGAGGCCGCCGAGGCGGGGCGCATTCTGGGCGTACACGCCCGAGAGAACCTGGGCTTCGCCGACGGCGACATCACGAACACCGTCGAGAATCGGTGGCGCGTGCTGCGCACGATTCGCAAGTACCGGCCACACATAGTACTGATCGGGGCTCCGGACTGCAGGCATCCGGATCACCCGGCCGGTGCGCAGCTGGTGGCCGATGCCATTTTCCAGGCCGGACTGATCAAGATCACCAGCCAGGAATTCGGTCAGGATCAGGAGCCGTGGCGGCCGAGTCACGTGTTGCACTACATGCAGTCCATCGACTTCATCCCGGACTTCGTGGTGGACGTGGGGGAGGTTTGGGAGCAGCGGACACGCGCGCTGCTGGCATACTCATCGCAGTTCCATTCCGAGGACTATAAGGCGGGGGAGGACGAACCGGAGACGTTCATCTCGAACCCTGGCTTTCTGAAGTTCATCGAGTCCCGGGCTGTAGCGCTGGGGTATCGCATCGGGGCATCGCACGGCGAGGGCTTCCTGTACCGTCACGGACCCGTGGGGGTGACGGACCTGATGCAAGTGCTGGTGCGCGGGCGAGAGGTGCGGTAG
- a CDS encoding leucine--tRNA ligase produces MADYPFQEIESRWQKHWEEKKIFRVPADVDTSKPKYYVLDMFPYPSGVGLHVGHPLGYIATDITARFKRMKGFNVLHPMGFDAFGLPAEQFAVEHGVHPRVTTENNIANMLRQLKALGLSYDWDRVLATTDVDYYKWTQWIFLKLFDSWYDADAGRARPIAELRDRFEANDPAWRSLTHAQQEQRLAEHRLAYLAEVPVNWCPALGTVLANEEVTNDGRSERGNHPVFQRPLKQWMLRITAYADRLADDLDDVDWPEPVRLMQRNWVGRSEGAHVRFEVDGSSEIIEVFTTRPDTLFGATYMVLAPEHGLVDQLTTDEQREAVEAYREQAARQTDRDRMIDAKTKTGVFTGGYALNPANGERIPVWIADYVLMGYGTGAIMAVPGQDERDWEFAEVFGLPIIRTVQPSEGFDGKAFTGEGPAINSGFLDGLGVVEAKSRMIDWLEEKGHGTRAVTYKLRDWLFSRQRYWGEPFPVLHAPDGTIRAVPDEQLPVELPPMDDFRPTASDDPNAPPVPPLGRADQDWRFVELDGVRYERELNTMPQWAGSCWYYLRFIDNTNTDQFVDPEQERYWMGENGVDLYVGGVEHAVLHLLYARFWHKVLYDLGHVSTPEPFGRLFNQGYIQAFAYRDARGIAVSAEEVVDQDGKPALEVQDAPGRQFFYQGEPVTQEYGKMGKSLKNAVSPDEINDRFGCDTLRLYEMYLGPLDASKPWNTRDIVGVNRFLKRVWRTFVGDDGLQVSEEAASDDVLRALHKTISKVGDDFDGMRFNTAIAALIELLAKLEAPVPRDVAEPFVLMLAPLAPHMAEELWSRLGHGESLAYEPFPEALEQYLVEDTMAIAVQVNGKLRANIQVPADASKDAILAQARGEENVARHIDGKTMRREIYVPGRIVNFVAN; encoded by the coding sequence ATGGCAGACTACCCGTTTCAGGAGATAGAGTCCCGCTGGCAGAAGCATTGGGAGGAGAAGAAAATCTTCCGCGTGCCGGCTGATGTAGACACCAGCAAGCCCAAGTACTACGTGCTGGACATGTTTCCCTATCCGTCCGGTGTGGGGCTGCACGTGGGGCATCCGTTGGGGTACATCGCCACGGATATCACCGCGCGGTTCAAGCGCATGAAGGGCTTCAACGTGCTGCATCCGATGGGCTTCGATGCATTCGGCCTGCCGGCGGAGCAGTTTGCGGTGGAGCACGGTGTGCATCCGCGAGTGACCACCGAGAACAACATCGCCAACATGCTGCGGCAGCTGAAGGCGCTCGGGTTGTCCTATGACTGGGACCGCGTGCTGGCCACCACCGACGTCGACTACTACAAGTGGACGCAGTGGATCTTCCTCAAGCTGTTCGACTCCTGGTATGACGCGGACGCGGGTCGGGCGCGGCCGATTGCCGAGCTTCGCGATCGCTTCGAGGCCAACGACCCGGCCTGGCGTTCGCTCACACATGCCCAGCAGGAGCAGCGCCTGGCCGAACACCGGTTGGCCTACCTGGCAGAGGTGCCCGTAAACTGGTGCCCGGCGCTGGGCACGGTGCTGGCCAATGAGGAAGTCACGAACGATGGGCGCTCCGAGCGTGGAAACCATCCGGTCTTCCAGCGGCCGCTGAAGCAGTGGATGCTGCGCATTACGGCCTACGCGGACCGCCTGGCCGACGACCTGGATGATGTGGACTGGCCGGAGCCCGTGCGGCTGATGCAGCGCAACTGGGTGGGCCGCAGCGAAGGCGCGCACGTCCGGTTTGAGGTGGATGGATCTTCGGAGATCATCGAGGTCTTCACCACGCGCCCGGACACGCTGTTCGGCGCCACCTACATGGTGCTGGCGCCGGAGCACGGGCTTGTTGATCAGCTGACCACCGACGAGCAGCGCGAGGCCGTTGAGGCGTACCGCGAGCAGGCGGCCCGCCAGACCGATCGGGACCGCATGATCGACGCCAAGACCAAAACCGGCGTGTTCACGGGCGGCTACGCCCTCAACCCAGCGAACGGGGAGCGCATTCCCGTGTGGATCGCGGATTATGTGCTGATGGGCTACGGCACCGGGGCCATCATGGCCGTGCCGGGTCAGGACGAGCGGGACTGGGAGTTTGCCGAGGTGTTCGGCCTGCCGATCATCCGCACGGTTCAGCCCTCCGAGGGTTTTGACGGCAAGGCGTTCACCGGCGAGGGTCCGGCCATCAACTCCGGATTCCTGGACGGACTCGGCGTGGTTGAGGCCAAGAGCCGCATGATCGACTGGCTCGAGGAGAAGGGCCATGGCACGCGTGCGGTGACCTACAAGCTGCGTGACTGGCTTTTCAGCAGGCAGCGTTACTGGGGTGAGCCGTTCCCGGTGCTTCATGCCCCGGACGGCACAATCCGCGCGGTGCCCGATGAGCAGCTGCCCGTGGAGCTTCCGCCGATGGACGACTTCCGGCCCACCGCTTCCGACGACCCGAATGCACCGCCGGTGCCACCGCTGGGCAGGGCAGATCAGGACTGGCGGTTTGTGGAGCTTGACGGTGTGCGGTACGAACGCGAACTGAACACCATGCCCCAGTGGGCGGGGTCGTGCTGGTACTACCTGCGTTTCATCGACAATACCAACACCGACCAGTTCGTCGATCCCGAGCAGGAGCGGTACTGGATGGGCGAGAACGGCGTTGATCTGTATGTGGGCGGCGTCGAGCACGCGGTGCTGCACCTGCTCTATGCCCGCTTCTGGCACAAGGTGCTGTACGACCTCGGTCATGTGTCGACCCCGGAGCCCTTCGGCAGACTGTTCAACCAGGGCTACATCCAGGCTTTCGCCTACCGGGATGCGCGTGGCATCGCGGTTTCGGCCGAAGAGGTCGTGGATCAGGACGGCAAGCCTGCGCTCGAGGTGCAGGACGCGCCCGGAAGGCAGTTCTTCTACCAGGGGGAGCCGGTGACTCAGGAGTACGGCAAGATGGGCAAGAGCCTGAAGAATGCCGTCTCCCCCGACGAGATCAACGATCGCTTTGGCTGCGATACGCTGCGCCTCTACGAGATGTACCTGGGTCCACTGGACGCCTCCAAGCCCTGGAATACCCGCGACATTGTGGGCGTGAACCGCTTCCTGAAGCGGGTGTGGCGCACGTTTGTGGGCGATGACGGTCTACAGGTCTCCGAAGAGGCCGCCTCGGACGATGTGCTGCGTGCTCTGCACAAGACCATCAGCAAGGTCGGCGACGACTTTGACGGGATGCGGTTCAACACCGCGATTGCCGCGCTCATCGAGCTGCTGGCCAAGCTGGAGGCGCCGGTACCACGCGACGTGGCCGAGCCATTCGTACTGATGCTGGCACCGCTGGCACCGCACATGGCGGAGGAGCTGTGGTCCCGGCTGGGTCACGGCGAATCGTTGGCCTATGAGCCCTTCCCCGAGGCGCTTGAGCAGTATCTGGTGGAGGACACCATGGCAATTGCCGTGCAGGTCAACGGAAAGCTCCGGGCCAACATCCAGGTGCCGGCCGACGCGTCCAAGGACGCCATCCTGGCGCAGGCCAGGGGCGAGGAGAACGTGGCCCGGCACATCGACGGAAAGACCATGCGCCGCGAGATTTATGTGCCGGGGCGCATCGTCAACTTCGTCGCGAACTGA
- the bshC gene encoding bacillithiol biosynthesis cysteine-adding enzyme BshC has product MEADCSVASDIQRVPYGEIAGFSDLFVDYTASREEAVRFYGGGFDRETLLARARETAAAPHADREALVQILRDQHRLWGDDPSALANIEKLADPEAAAIVTGQQVGLFGGPAYSVLKAMTSVLLARELEAASGRPFVPVFWLGSEDHDFEEMATAHVPGGSFTYPKPPVDNTGPVGALTFGPEINELVDALEAALPGTDFRGQVMGAVRNCYREGETFRDGFARLMRMLLPGTGLVIFAQDDPRVKRLATPLWRKEIRDSAGSDAALRSATEHIAREYHAQVHIRPSNLFMIHEGQRLPLDVDDGRFHLRGTDQSWSASDLEALLDAEPERFSPNVVTRPLTQDWLFPTAAYVGGPGETAYFGQYRGVYAWADLVMPVIFPRVSLTFIEPGIRRSLDKLGEPPARFSKDADKLFAEIARERLEVDVEGTFGRTIGEVNKLIGPLAPVATAVDPSLKKSVDATRAAMQKELIRLKERVLKADRRNHDQLRAQVEKVADGLFPMGKPQERVLSPLYFTTKYGMDFYVCLMDRLDTDTRSHLLVDL; this is encoded by the coding sequence GTGGAAGCGGACTGTAGCGTCGCAAGCGATATCCAGCGGGTCCCCTACGGTGAGATAGCCGGCTTTTCGGACCTGTTTGTGGACTACACAGCCTCTCGCGAAGAGGCTGTTCGCTTTTACGGAGGCGGGTTTGACCGCGAGACGCTGCTGGCCCGCGCCCGGGAGACCGCCGCGGCGCCGCACGCCGACCGCGAAGCGCTGGTTCAGATCCTGAGAGATCAGCACCGGCTCTGGGGGGACGACCCGTCCGCACTTGCCAACATCGAGAAGCTCGCCGACCCCGAGGCGGCAGCCATTGTCACCGGCCAGCAGGTGGGCCTGTTCGGCGGTCCGGCCTATTCGGTGCTGAAGGCGATGACCAGCGTGCTGCTGGCACGCGAGCTGGAGGCGGCCTCCGGCCGGCCGTTCGTGCCAGTCTTCTGGCTTGGATCCGAGGATCACGACTTTGAGGAGATGGCCACCGCGCATGTGCCCGGCGGCTCCTTTACCTATCCAAAGCCTCCGGTGGATAACACCGGGCCGGTCGGCGCACTGACGTTCGGCCCGGAAATCAATGAGCTGGTCGATGCGCTCGAGGCGGCGTTGCCCGGTACCGACTTCCGCGGCCAGGTGATGGGCGCTGTGCGCAACTGCTACCGGGAGGGCGAGACCTTCCGGGACGGGTTTGCCCGCCTGATGCGCATGCTCCTGCCAGGCACAGGCCTGGTGATCTTTGCCCAGGACGACCCGCGCGTGAAACGCCTGGCGACGCCGCTCTGGCGGAAAGAAATCCGCGACTCGGCGGGGTCCGATGCGGCGCTGAGGAGCGCAACGGAGCACATCGCCCGGGAATACCACGCCCAGGTGCACATCCGGCCGAGCAACCTGTTCATGATCCACGAGGGGCAGCGGCTGCCACTGGATGTCGACGACGGGCGGTTCCACCTGCGCGGCACTGACCAGTCCTGGAGTGCTTCGGACCTGGAGGCTCTCCTGGACGCCGAACCCGAGCGGTTCAGTCCGAACGTGGTTACGCGGCCCCTGACCCAGGACTGGCTGTTTCCGACGGCCGCCTATGTCGGTGGCCCTGGTGAGACCGCCTACTTCGGGCAATACAGGGGTGTGTACGCGTGGGCAGACCTGGTCATGCCGGTCATCTTCCCGCGCGTGAGCCTGACCTTCATCGAGCCCGGCATCCGCCGCTCGCTCGACAAACTGGGCGAACCCCCGGCCCGCTTCAGCAAGGACGCCGACAAGCTGTTTGCCGAGATTGCCCGCGAGCGCCTGGAAGTGGATGTAGAGGGCACCTTCGGCCGCACGATCGGCGAGGTGAATAAGCTGATCGGCCCGCTGGCCCCGGTTGCGACCGCTGTGGACCCATCGCTCAAGAAGTCCGTGGACGCCACCCGCGCGGCCATGCAAAAAGAGCTGATTCGTCTCAAGGAGCGCGTGCTCAAGGCAGACCGGCGCAATCACGACCAGCTGCGCGCGCAGGTCGAGAAAGTGGCCGATGGGCTCTTCCCCATGGGCAAACCGCAGGAGCGCGTGCTCTCCCCGCTGTACTTCACTACCAAGTACGGCATGGATTTCTACGTCTGTCTGATGGACAGACTCGACACCGATACCCGCAGCCACCTCCTGGTGGACCTGTAG
- a CDS encoding type II toxin-antitoxin system VapB family antitoxin, protein MMSKLMTGCAMRTTVNLDKSLLEEAERLTGIESRSQLLNAGLRSLVERAAARRLAALGGSSPDITPIPRRRDYTA, encoded by the coding sequence ATGATGTCAAAATTGATGACAGGCTGTGCCATGCGCACCACGGTCAACCTTGACAAGAGTCTCCTGGAGGAGGCGGAACGACTCACTGGAATCGAATCGCGTTCGCAACTGCTCAATGCCGGCCTGAGATCACTTGTCGAACGAGCAGCGGCTCGCCGGCTGGCTGCGTTGGGCGGCAGCTCTCCCGACATTACCCCGATCCCAAGACGTCGCGACTACACGGCCTGA
- a CDS encoding bifunctional nuclease family protein: MDFIQVDIIGLSTSPSSGGAYALVLGEVDGNRRLPIIIGAFEAQAIALELEKIQPPRPMTHDLLRDLFDAVQGDVIDIIIDELREGTFFAKIRYTVAGEEGQLDCRPSDAVALAVRVDAPIFVAPGVLDEAGIPTEDDELEGAPAAASEDGDEEEAVEEQAATAEAPRSRIDKMTADLEKAIAEEDYEKAAKLRDEIARMQGSN, from the coding sequence ATGGATTTCATTCAGGTTGACATTATTGGTCTCTCCACCAGCCCCTCCAGCGGCGGTGCGTATGCGCTGGTCCTGGGCGAGGTGGATGGAAATCGCCGACTTCCGATCATCATCGGAGCGTTTGAGGCCCAGGCCATCGCGCTGGAGCTGGAGAAGATCCAGCCTCCGCGCCCGATGACCCATGACCTGCTGCGGGATCTGTTCGATGCGGTGCAGGGCGATGTGATCGACATCATCATCGACGAGCTGCGTGAGGGCACGTTCTTCGCCAAGATCCGCTACACGGTGGCCGGCGAAGAGGGTCAGCTGGACTGCCGGCCTTCGGATGCCGTTGCCCTGGCCGTACGTGTGGATGCGCCCATCTTCGTGGCCCCCGGCGTGCTGGATGAGGCCGGCATTCCCACGGAGGATGATGAACTGGAAGGCGCGCCGGCCGCTGCCTCCGAAGACGGAGACGAAGAGGAGGCCGTCGAGGAACAGGCCGCCACCGCCGAGGCCCCGCGCTCCCGGATTGACAAGATGACGGCCGATCTGGAGAAGGCCATCGCGGAAGAGGACTACGAGAAGGCCGCAAAATTGCGGGACGAAATCGCCCGCATGCAGGGCTCCAATTGA